The genome window TTTCAAGCCTATCCTAGAAATTTAGTAAAGTTATCGTCCTCAACACAATGTAGCTTTGCCATTGATTTCACCTCTCTATTGCTTACTCAGATTGTGATATTATCTCATACTGCTACTCAAACTATGTATACATGTGTGTATCCACAAATGTAAGTATGGTAAAAACCATTCTTAGCTTTAATAAATAGTTGTTGTTAAGTTCGTGAGTAAAGAATTATGTCCCACATTGATTcaaaagatggagaaagagctattaatatgtaagtaaggacTCGAGACTTAGTAGCTTAAACTTTTGGATCAAAATTAGGTACCTGACTTATATATTGGACATTTTTGGTGGACTCTTTCGAGATTTTTCCctctaacaagtggtatcaaagTTTCTGATTGCGAGTGTTGGCTATTTATTGGTAGGTGAATTCTTTTCGAAGTTGGGTAGCTGTGGAGAACCGAGTGCTAGAGAGTTTGGTTGGCGTTGGACCAAATGCATCATGGGCTTGGCAAGTGATCCGATTGGTCTTAAACTAAGGAGTTAAGGGTTGGCAGATTCTTGATGATGGACCAAAGTGCCAAGGAGTTTGGCTAGTATTGGACCAGATGCATCATGGATTTGGCAAGTAATCCAGTTGGTCTTAGATTAAGAAGTCAAGGGTTGGCAGGATTCAAAATCTAGTTTAGATGTTGAAAAAGAGTGGGTCCATGAGTTGGAGAAAAAATGACCTTTGGAGTTAAGATAGGGTTGAATTGAGTATTAAAGTAGGCTCAAAAAAGAGTTTATAAATTTGGATTCAATGTGAAAAGTTATTCATgaagggggagattgttaggTTAGAAAGATGAAGAAAAGAGAGATTGTTAGGTTAGAGAGATGAAGAAGAGAAATTAATATGTAAATAAGAGTTCGAAACCTAATAGTTTAACCTTTTGAGTCAAAGCTGGATCTTGACTTACATATTGGACCTCTTTGATAGACTCTCTCAAGACTTTTCCTCCTAAAAGTTGTTAAACAAGTGCCAAATTTTGGTATACTCGGGATAGGAATTGTGTAATCAAAATTGGTTTGGTTTTGTTCAATTGACTCGATTTGTGATTTGAGGTAACAAATTGAGATAAGGGCAAAGGATAAGGTGGTAAACTATAAATTGCCCCAGCTTCCTCCATGCATGTAATGCCAATTTGCAGCTCAAATAATAGCCTTAACCACATAGACACATGGATATACCTTACTTTTTATTCTGTTGTATTGATTTACTAATAATCATTgccaaaatattattttttctaatttactGGTTATTGTATTCATTTGTTAGCCCTAAAGCTTGATCACTGCAAGAGTGGTATGAGAGCTCTAGCATGAGCCATTTGGGATGGCGAAAAACAGTGAGAAGAGTCTACGAAGATAATTAAATGAATATTGAAATCAATTGGAAACTTACAACTGaagaaatttgacaaaaataattGACCACTTTTAGTTGTGCAATTATCGCTATCCCTTGGGATAATttcaggggaggtttatgaTAATTTCACTTACTCCCcccaattttagaaaattacacCGATCTCCCTTGCATTTACTGTTTAAGTAACAATATAGACCCATTATACTAgaattatactttttttttttttttgtcaaaggaGGCTAGAATTATACTTAAGTATCCTAATATACCCTTATGCAATATCATacatcaaaagaaagtgaaaaaagaTTTAGTGAtcaatttaacaaaaaaaaaaaagtaacaaacACTTTCATCTAGACTTACTATGCTTCCACGATAATGTAAATCTAAAATCTCATCAACTTGTTCAAGCAAACTCCAACTTAATCCCCAAATTCTATCAATTTTGGCATCACTAAAACCCAAATTTTACTAAAATTGTACTCCAATTTAATCCCCAAATTCTATCGATTTCGGCATCATCAAAATCCCAAACTCTATCCGAATCACTTCCTCTACAAATCGACCATAACCTCCACCACCAACTAAAATACCCTCAAAAAGCTTCACGCTCCAAATTAACACTATCTTTTGTCTATTAACTAATATCACACCTCAAATTATGAACCCAACACCTATCACCTATCACCTTCCTTGAACAGAAAAGGACCTGGCCAACCACTATTGATGCCTATGCCAAGAGCAACCCCATACTCCAATGGCGTTAGGAATAGAGAAACTAATTTTTGTGACAAACCACCACCAATACTtgcaaatcaaacaaaaatgaaaccaaatgaaGATATTAGATTCTAGTATGTAACAGACATAATAGCATAACCCAGATTCGTCCATTTTTCTCTTCTGACCATAGcccattaatttcatttttccccctCTATCACAACCATCTTCATCGTCTCCATCTAATTTGaccatgaaattttcatttactccctcaatttgtaattttggaaattttgattttttaatatatacaaattataATATGAGAAGAAATAAACAAGAGGGGCCAATAGTTAAGTACCACGGAAAGGGAAAAGTAGACAAGAAATAAATACTTTAGGCAGGTTTGCATGGTATAGTTGATTGGTGGAAGAGACAATGGGGTTATAGGCAGGAAAGAGAGAATCataagaggtaaaaaaaaaaaagggagggaaagagaaaaaaaaacttctctTAATTAAAATAGGATTAGGGATGATGACGAGTTGTTGTAGctttttattgtttcttttacttttggtttggtttttgTGTCCTACATATGTAGTAAATTATCTATTAAATAGAGGGTATTATAGTCATTTTATTAAATCAAGGGAGGTCGGTGTAATTTTCTAGAATTGGGAGGAGCCACGTGAAATTGTCAGatacctcaagggaggtttctaaaattatcccctATGGGAAATTTCAACAACATTGTTAGAGTCgaaatcaaaactggaaatgaCCTCTGTACCTTTAAGCCCTCTATACATAGAAATTGAAGGTTGGGGCAAGGTTTCAAGGTTTTCAAGCACTTCCTGAATTGAATGTTGTGCAGACAATCTTCATGGATCCCAAAATTAGCGTTAGATCATTTTTCATATCACACACAAAAAAagcctaaaaaataaaaaaaaaatttgcgtagttgaactttggtttttaCTGCCATTTAGAACTAATTGATATTTTTGTAATTTCGACTACTCATGAAGACGCGGAAAGGAGATTAGGTGGTGCAAATGATCCACTTGAACATAGGCCTAGGTTGAGTCTGAATCCATTTAATTTTTGCCAAATATCTATTTATAGTGAGAAAATATATAATACATGTATAGATCATTTTCATGAACGGGGTTTgctattaatatacatatatacatgcatacatacaatatatatatatatatatatatatatatgtatgtatgtagaTCATGTGCATCCTTATCAACAAGCATTATTACGTTTGTTTTCAAGGTCTTATTGAAAAGGTTAAGGTAGAGAGTTCTTTAGAGTTTGATAGTAATATAAAATTCTACATGTTTTAAGTATAATCCTTGCTTAATTTCAATAAAGTGAAAATGCTTCGGTACTAAGCTGGTGGAGCAGGATGCCAGCAACTAAATGATGTCAAGTTACATTTGTTGCAcaaaaattatttacttgtatcacaaacacattttttaacatacatttctattttctcaactacttttttatttcacatatattatatTACAAAAAGTGTCATAGTAATTGTTCCAAATTTGAGGGGAGggggagaggagagggaggaCAAGCTGGGTCGCATTGTGGAAGGGAGTGTAAGTGGGAGGTTTCGAGCCCCCCGTCCGaaacctctcacttacacttaaaaaaaagttacaaaaaataataattattccaaacaatatttcaaataaattcctatccaaacacacttagCCTATTAACAACAAATATGTCACACtatgcaagaaaaaaaaatagtctatgcggaattttcattttttttcttgttcttttcaaACTATACAAAGTTTATAAAACTTCGGAAAACTTTCAGCGGCTAATGGATATTGTCCAAACACTAAATTATCTCTTCTAATTTGGACAAGTGTATTAAATCAATTTTCccaagtttctttcttttttttttttgtttaaaaacagACTCTAAATCTTATAGAGAGGATCATGACTTTTTCTTTTCACAAGATCAAAGTAGTCACCATATATACAAGAGAATTACGTACCACCCTTTTTTTGGACTATGCCATTTTGCTGGCTGATTTTCAATCCAGCATTTAATAAAGGTCATCCACTTTtctatgaaagaaaagaaaagaaagagccaAATTGGAAATACTgatatattaaatttttgtgGTCCTATTGCTAATTACGTAGTACATGTCTTGGTTGAGAGTTAGGTGTAACCGTGAACAAAATTTTTTTCGTTTTCTTGCGTATATATCCCCTTTCCGATAAGGTTGCCATGAAAGGGGACAGAAATTGAGGGAATGGACGAAGGAATCATTTATGTCCACTGTCCAGTTCTTGTGAATTAGCAGCAACCATGACTCTAGTCTCAGTGGGTCTATTTTGTCTAATATTTTCAGCTGCATTGCAATAAATTctggtttttaaaaaaaaaaaaaaaagaaaattctggttttTGTATATAGGGATCGAAGGGTTAAATTAACACCCTATATCTGAAATCTGCACTTTTGATGGCTTAATAAGTAGTATACTTATATTGATTATGTATAGCATTAATCCTCCGAAGTGGAGCATAAGGTATGGATTTAGTTGACAAATTGATAAAGTCAAATCGGTCATATTTTATTCATGTATAATTCTCAGATGTTTGCATGTTAAacagtttatatatatattcttttcccaaaaaaaaaaaaccacttaggatgatcaagaaaaaaaaatgaaccaacactctaatttttgttcttttctaaAAGTCACTGAAGAAATAGATAAGCTAACAATCTAATTTTTCTACAATAAGTTTAACGTTTTGCTTTTTAATAAATGGTCCTCGTTTGATTACTCTAACATTTAATATCTTAGCGACGTAAAATTAACATTATAGTATTAGGACTAAAATTAACTACAAAGTTTTGCTTGTCAATATCCTAATTAAATTAATCTTCTATGACAACTaatctaaatttaaatttgaagtCTAAATTTTGCAAATATATCATGTATCCAACCGTAATAATATTATACACTgccagtgtatataagattaactaTATCTAATGACCTTTTATGTTGTCAAGGGAGGAATTGTCATTTAGAAGTTTAAATGAAAATTCCTACATTTACCCTCTTTAATGAAGATTATCCAACTCCCAAACAGTTACCAGATGGCAATGTCAAGGTGTATTAATGGCTTTGATTGACAACCAAATTAAGGTCCTAAATCATAATTAGTTGAATCcttcttctttatcttttgGCTAGCTTTGGCAAATAAATTCTAACCTCGTAACAACTACTAATCATTCATCTTCCTACCAATCTATTGTAACATTATCCTTTTCTTAGTGCCTTGATGACATTAATTAAGCATCAGCCTGAGATCATATATACGGACCAAGTCTAGAACAATGGTTCACGAATTACCTTTTTGGATGCAGACAAAAATACAACTATACATATTATATATGTGTCTTAATGATTGATTTATTTTGACCTCTTTTCGCGAACTTTGTCTCAGTTTGTGATATGATAGAAAAATCTAAATCAGGAGACCCACGAAGGAGATtctttcagatttgaaaaattttgcatGGTTGTCTGTCCCTTGGCTATCTCTTTCCTTTTGATTGTAAACTAAAAAAGTACAGCAGAATGATTTTAGATGACTGGCTAAAAAATGGATTTATACGGAGGATGAACTGAAAAACGTTTTGCCTAATTACAgaaaacaaaagtcaaaaaagaatgagaagaaggaaggaaaaggaTGTATGAAGCTTGAATTAACCATGCAGGACCTAAAATGGCTAAAGAAAGATTTTAGATGGTCGTGGACAAAGCTCAATCAGCCTGAGTTTTCTAACCTAATGAGGCAAAGAAATTTCTCGATTTAGAATTGATTGAATTTTTGCTAGCTTTATTTTGGGATTTACGTATTTATTTTGATAATTACATGGGAAGTTTACAAATGTTTTAAAGTTCATTTGGCCCCTAAAGGTTCTCAAATTTGTCTACTTGATCACATACTGCACCACACCTATAACACAAGAATTTGATGGATGTCAGCTTAGCTTGATCAGAATCTTTTCTTtctctggtttttttttttaattatttggggGTTTAAATCTGGTCAGAATCTTGGTAAAAGGTTGTTTAGAACctcctccttttcctttttgtgcTCAATTAAGCAGTCCTTAGAATCCAATCATTTGATACTTCACGGACTAAATAGATATTTTTGATTAgataccaaaaagaaaaatgtccAGGTTGCTTGAATTATTTATCAGTCTATCACACAATActttaaaaatgcaaaaaatctgTATAAATTACtggtttttgaaatttttatagaaaatatattatactaatttgatgtatgtaaaattaaaaaatttaatcacgaaaaacgtaaaatttttttaaaaaaatagtaatACAAACAAAGTGACCCTTCACAGAGACTATAGTACACCACACGCAGGAGGCGCACTTTATGATTGCACTACAGCAAAATGAAGATGCCGATTCCAGCTGCTTTTGCACAATTTTCAAAGCCAGGCATACACTTACAAAAGTACGGCATGAACTTTTAACGATAAGACCATTGGTCGTTTCATTTGCAATAGGAAAGTGCTTGAAATTTTCTGCTGGAGTGGACTTTGGGTGCATGCATACAAGATTAGTTGCTAGCTAGGGGAATCCAACAACTCCAAGGTtaatagaaaatgaaaaagaacgaATAAGAATTCAACAAGCATCTTTGATTTGATGTCGTGAAAGTGATGCATTACTTCTAACCAAAAGTCAGAAATGTTCGTGGGAAACTGATGTTGTAATGTGGCCCGGTATGGCATTTCACTCGTCTACAAATAATTGTTTATTGCCTGCAATAGGAAGCAAATTTTGTAAACAAATGAAAGTACAGGATTTATAggaaaccacaaaaaaaaaaaaaaaagattaacctTTAAAATATTCATTTATTAAACCAATAGTgattttactttcattttttattttttattttttttaagcaagGAAGTGATGGAATTTAGAAAGCTGATAAGGAGAAGGATGAATTTGAGTCCAAAACGTCTAATTCGTCCGGCATCAATTTCAACTACTACACCAACGTTTCCTTGACAAATGCTGGATAGTTCATATTTTCTAGGCCATAAACTAGTGATGCTTCAAGTGGTTATAGTATTCTCCGTACGCACAAAAACTCAAGAATCCTATTCTGCATCATTGTTGATTATTTACGTGTATCCTATTAAATGGTCCCTTTGACATGCTCAAAATTGTCAACCAGGAAAAGAAATTTAGGTAAAGGACTGTTTAAGAATTATGGAGAATCTagaagaaagatgaaaaggaagaaatggctgaaATATGCAGAAGGGATAATGCGAGCTATATTCTAATGTTTTGCATCCAATGGTTGatagattcatggaaaaaacCAATTATTTTGcttctgtatttttttttataatattatCACTATACcttctaactttttttttcaacataaGAAATATCCCAATTTATGCTCTACTAATCTTCCTGCGACTGTGCATCCCGTCCCCAAGAATACACAATCAATAGAAGGGAATTCGAACACACGATCATCATCCCTTATAACTGTGCACCCCGTCCTCAAGAATACATAACCGATAGAAGGAGGGGTCGAACACAATCATCAGATTCGTAACTATCAGCCTTCGACCATCCGAGCCAACCCATGGGCTTCACTATACCTTCTAACCTGAAATTATATAAAatctttcttgacttttgggCAAAAAGCCACAGGAAGTCTTGCTTACTAAAAATAGAGGTGCATTGATTGTGGGAGACTTCTATTTTGGACTGCTTTAAtaatttagattgtactcaacTTTATCGCTAGATTGACGAACTAATTTTGTTATGGGCCAAACActattttttattcttgttattgttttatttcttcACCTATGGGCTATTTACTTAGTTGACGTCCTTGATAAGTTCTTGACCAATGCTGATATACTCTCCCTGGGAAACCTAAGATAATTCAGCCATCTCCGGGAGAAAATTATTCTTGACATGATGAGAAAACTATGgtaattttgtttaaattgcatatctgcttatttgttgattttgttTAGAGTTCATAAGTGCATATATTAGTAATGTTGATCTGAGTTGATAAGTGTGTTGTATATGATTTGTAAGACAGAGAACTGTAATGTCAATCCTTTAAATTTTGGACTAGTTTAAATTTGGTCCTTCCTAATTCTAGTTTTATATTTTTGCTTTCATCTTTTTCATTGTTGTAATCTTGTCCCTCATTTTTGCTGCGGCACACTTGATCCATATTTGGAACTTTTAGGATTATCTACAAGAGAAAATTGAAATTCCGAACATCTTAAAAGAAGGTCAATTTTGCTTATGGACGAGTGTAAGGAAATATGTAGAAGAAAACATTCATAGAGTTTCACTTGAATGAAGAAATCTAAAGGGGTGGAAGGGTTGGGTTGAATGATAAGAGAAGAGAAATTATAAATAGAAGGTTttggattcaaaatttttccatttacaaacatttttttataccatataagaatgagttgtgGTCTCGGCAGGGAGGGGGGATTTGAATTTCAACTGCATGGATAGAGACTTTTTGGGAATGTGGAATGttgtgtaatttttttaaaagttttagTACAACCGAGGACAGATTGAGTTTAGGTATATTTACTGAAATACTCTTATTTTGGTAcatttaaaactttgatttatgggataattttagaaaccttccTCGAGATTTGTCATAATATTATTTAACTCCCCTCatgttttcaaaatttcacttacctcccttgttAACTTGACAAGACTAAATATTCCTATCAAAGGTCACAAATTAACAACATTACCCTTGCCCTTAATAACTATTCAACCAAAaagccaaaacaaaataaaaatttaaaagcaaaaaatgtaaattaaaaaaaattgctagCTAATAATGATCTATATTTCTTTACATTGGAATCATGGTGGAATAACAAAGGATATGAataaattaaatctaatcaaaATTAACCACTTAGaaggattttagaaagtgaTTAACACTTTAAAAAATTTCGTGCACAGTTACAATTAAGTAAGGAAGTCAagatatttttttgaaaaatatgttttaattcatGGTATTTTTTAAATCGtattgaaaactaaaataatcCCTTCATATGTGTGAATTTTTCAAGGTTTTCTTTTATTCCaatacaactaaaataaatagtttACGTCAAGAAATTTACATCTTATAAAAATTAACCTTATATTTTTATTGTTGTTATAAATTTCATAACTAGGATAATATAAGGGTAGTATTGGAACAAaagttttatctttcttgtatttcCTCTAAACAGATTAAAATGTTACAAGAAATGttaattcaagggaggtaaatgagattttaaaaacctcaagggagctGAATGATAGTATAAGAAACCtcgggggaggtttctgaaattatcccttgattTATAGAGACATCTAGGCATTTCTGAGATAGGAAATTATTTTGCAACCATTTTTACATTGAGTGCAACTCATATAAGTTTATGTGTCAATGTAATTACCGAAATGATGTCATAGACACATTTAATTGAAGTGTAGTTTTTGTTGTGCAATTAACACAAAGACATATTAACACATTATGCAATTAACACGTTGCTATAATTAACCGTTGGAGGATATTTTTTTGTCTAAAGCAACTTATGTCTGCTCTTGGACGATTTTCAACAGACATCTGTAGGGGCCTTTTGGGAATGGTAAAAGTGTAAAAGCATTGATAAAGTAAAGTGTACACGTGTGTGCTGCAATTAAAAATATACTATTATaatttttgttatatttgatgACTATTTCTTTCTAGAATGTATTATTATTTGTTCAATAAAAAATTCTCTTTAACCATAGGTACATAACACCCGCGCGATGCGAGGGCACTCCTCctagtaataataaaaaatagaacatttgaattaattaaatagtactgaattttctaaacaaaactttggccctgtttgataacttaatttaacatataaatttaatagattcagattttaacatatttaaatacgtttgataataaaaataaaatatctaaattaattaagttacactgaattttctaggcaaaacttgctctaaaaaataaataataaactattcacttatcacttgggttttgtttgataacccaatttagtacttaaatttaatgggttcaaattttaacatattcaaatgCATGTGATAACCAAAACTAgaatatctaaattaattaaatggcactgaattttctaattaaaatttgccccaaaaatgaaaaatatattattcacttatcacttaggttttgtttgataaaattgaatctgaattccaaaatttgaatactaaaatagttaatttgctgaattttaaacactaaaaaaatatatgaatgccTGAATCTTAATACTAAACCTATTTGAACCTAAttatactatttgataaacatcTATAGCTGAATGCTCAATAagctaaattgtacaattttgtcattctatcttttcatccaaaaaagaaatagaacctatgatttaattaactaattgttgatatgaaaatgataattattattttaaattaaattaatataaaaagatgaaatatattatgaaaaaaatgaatttgagaTCGGTGAGTACAATAGTAGcagataaaaaaatgaaaaaaagagcaaaattgTGAAAGAGTGGAAAGatgaaaaaaagataaaattatgaTAGAGTAAAAAGATGTGTGGAGTATAGAGAAgctgtgaaagtcattaaataaagagaaaaaagaaatataaagctgttagatagagaatatcaaattgtttaattagataagaattttgaatgtagTTCACAAATATCGGTAGATTTTTTGTATTTAGTACTACTTAATAATTTagtaatttaatggatttaaattttagttttatcaaacgtaCCCTTTATGTGATGTACACTCAAATCTATCATATTTAGTATTTAACAATTTAGTAACTTAATGGATTCGAATCTATTatatttaatacttaataatttaataatttaatggattgagacttcaaatttcagtttatagattttcattttattaaaCACACCCTTACAAAAGATTTAAGCACGAAAGGCACGAAACTTTGACAAAGGCCCATTATAGTTGGGTTCTGGCATTGCTATTCTGAACTAAGTGCAGGCCCTCCAAAGATTACCTAAATCTTAATCTACAGAAATCTTTGGGCTACAACTGCCAAAACTCAAAAACAAACGACACTTGACACAAGAAATTTGGCAGCCCAATGGGATGCTAATCCCAGTATCCCACCCAAAGACGGAGGAAATTTTGTGGGACAGAAGTAaataataaggaaaaaaaaaaaagaaaatataacatGGCATTCAATTCCCCTccacaaaaaattacaaaaactgATTTATCCAAAATCAAAGTCATCCTCTACTTCTGTCTTTCAAGTTTGTCCTTTAACTGATTAAGCCCAAACTTTTTTCTTCaaagagaaaatttgaagaaaatcacCATGATTATAAACCTCTTATCCACTCCTCCAtgctcatcttcttcttcttcattttctatcATTAATTTCATGAATTCAAGATCACCCTTTTCAGAGTTTTCTTTGAGGACCAAAACCCACTTCTCaaaatcttttctttcttcagtTTATTGCTCACCCTCTTCTCCACATTCAAGTTTTCACTGCCAGAATCAATTTTTATGTCCAAAGGAGAAACGCCCACATGGTAGAAGTAAAATTTTGAGTACTTGGGCAGTTCCAGGACTTGATTTTGCAGGGTTCGAGAGTGCCCAGTCAATTCTTGTAGCAGCTGGAGTGTTAACAGCTATAATCATAGTTCATGAAAGTGGTCATTTTTTGGCAGCTTATCTTCAGGGCATCCATGTAAGTAAATTTGCAGTTGGGTTTGGGCCAATTTTGGCTAAATTCAATAAGGATAATGTAGAGTATTCTGTTAGAGCATTTCCACTTGGTGGCTTTGTTGGATTTCCTGATAATGATCCTGATAGTGAAATTCCAGTTGATGATGTAAATTTGCTGAAAAATAGGCCTATTTTGGATCGAGTGCTTGTTGTTTCAGCTGGTGTTATAGCTAATATAGTGTTTGCTTATGTTATAATCTTTGCACAAGTAGTATCTGTTGGATTGCCTGTTCAAGAGGCCTTCCCTGGGGTTCTTGTGCCTGACGTTAGGCCTTTGTCAGCAGCGTCCCGAGATGGGATGCTGCCAGGTGATGTTATTTTAGGGGTAAATGCAATTGGGCTTCAAAAGACGGGGCCTAATTTGGTTGCTGACGTTGTTGATGAGATtaagaaaaatcctaagaagAAGGTGTTGCTTAAGGTTGAGAGAGGAGGACAGAATGTGGATATCAATATTACACCTGATATGAATTCGGATGGAACAGGGCGAATTGGGGTCCAACTGTCACCCAATGTTAGGATTTCAAAGGTTATGCCAAGGGACACCTTAGAAGCTTTAAGTTTTTCAGGACGTGAGTTTTGGGGTCTTACATCAAATGTCCTGGACAGCTTAAAGCAGACTTTTCTCAACTTCTCACAATCAGCTAGCAAGGTTTCAGGACCTGTTGCAATTATAGCTGTTGGTGCTGAGGTTGCAAAGTCAAATATAGATGGTCTTTACCAATTTGCAGCTGTTCTGAATCTTAATCTTGCAGTAATAAACCTTCTTCCATTGCCCGCCTTAGATGGGGGTACCTTGGCCTTGATCCTAATAGAAGCAGCCAGAGGAGGGAGGAAACTGCCTTTAGAAATAGAGCAGCAAATTATGTCATCTGGCATCACGCTTGTCATAATTCTGGGGATATTTCTTCTTGTACGGGACACATTAAACCTCGAATTCATACGCGATATGTTGTGATTAATTACCTCTTGTCATCTGGTTGATTTCAGGCTGAATGCCAACAGAAGTTGGTCAGTGACAAGTCACTCTTTATTATAAGTGAGCAGAAAGGAAGCAGAATTTATTTCACTTATCTCCTCCTGAGACATTCTGCAGGAGGGAGCAGTTGGCTCCTTCTTGATCTTGATAAGTCTTCTGAGCAAGGATCATACTTATTCGTCATTGCATTAGCAAATCTTAAGCAGGGGCTATTCAGAATTCATCAAAAACTACTCTACCAGATATTTTGTGCACATCTGTACAATTTCCACTCCATATACTTCTGCTTTCATTGACCACATTTGTATATCAGAACTTGTCATTAAGGCTCCTTCTATTAGCTTGACACTTTTGCTATAGAATATGAGAATTGCCAGAACTGAAAATTGTCAATATGCTGACCATCTGTTTTTTGGTCAATGATGTTTTAAAT of Coffea arabica cultivar ET-39 chromosome 5c, Coffea Arabica ET-39 HiFi, whole genome shotgun sequence contains these proteins:
- the LOC113688992 gene encoding probable membrane metalloprotease ARASP2, chloroplastic, producing MIINLLSTPPCSSSSSSFSIINFMNSRSPFSEFSLRTKTHFSKSFLSSVYCSPSSPHSSFHCQNQFLCPKEKRPHGRSKILSTWAVPGLDFAGFESAQSILVAAGVLTAIIIVHESGHFLAAYLQGIHVSKFAVGFGPILAKFNKDNVEYSVRAFPLGGFVGFPDNDPDSEIPVDDVNLLKNRPILDRVLVVSAGVIANIVFAYVIIFAQVVSVGLPVQEAFPGVLVPDVRPLSAASRDGMLPGDVILGVNAIGLQKTGPNLVADVVDEIKKNPKKKVLLKVERGGQNVDINITPDMNSDGTGRIGVQLSPNVRISKVMPRDTLEALSFSGREFWGLTSNVLDSLKQTFLNFSQSASKVSGPVAIIAVGAEVAKSNIDGLYQFAAVLNLNLAVINLLPLPALDGGTLALILIEAARGGRKLPLEIEQQIMSSGITLVIILGIFLLVRDTLNLEFIRDML